The window TTCTTGCCATGTAATAGGAAATGAGATATTCAGATATTCAGCAAAACTAGGACTAAAACCTGGGTGTGCTGAGTTCCTGAAACTGAGAGCAGACTTTGAAAAGAGAAGGGTAGGATGAAATGggagaaagagctgaaaaatgaaagctgctgctttggcaaTGAAAAGGAGCTGCAAAGCAGGCATCTTTTGCCAAAGAGGAGAAGAGGTAGTGTGACTCCTGTATTAGTTACTCAGTGCTTGCAGGTTGTTCTTGGAAATCATTGCCATCTAGGTACTTTCAGAGTTGTCTGGTGGGTGCTTGTGATGGAGCAGCCATTTGCTGCACCAGAATCCCTGCTGCTCTTGAGCTGGCATGTGACCTCCTTTGCACTTCTTTGGGGGCTCAGCCAGGAATGAGAGCTGAGCAGAAAagagatgaaaggaagaaatggagaaTCCCAATCCCCAGAGGAATTCCAATATGAACATTTGAACATTTTTTCCTGAGGTCAGggacctgaaaaagaaaataaagtgttttcttaGATAAAAAAGTAACAAATTAAGAGTTTTGAAAAGCATCATATCTGCCCATCCTCCACAGCTGTGCAAGAGATAAACCCTCTGCCCTCTGTTTAATGGGGTTAGGTAGTCAGCCCGTTTTTTGGTACATTAGAAGAGTTTCCTGATACACAGCTCAAAGGTAAGGCTTTGATGCATGGGGGCAATGAGGCTTTTAACATTACATAAAAACTGACAATTTATGGGGGTAAAAGCCATCACCAGTGTGTGAGCACAGAGACCAATGGAGGCAGTTTTTACCCTAGCCAAAGAAAAGATGACAGGAAAACTAATGATTTTCACTGTCACAGCTGTTGACAGAATTACCAGTAGCAAATTCAGTCCAATGGGATGCATTTGCAAGACAGTTCCAGGGTGGCAGCTTTAAATGTCATTTGGGAGTTCTTTACTTTTTCCTTGTAATTTTTCCCAACTGTCATTTGATTTAAATAAGAATtagcaaaaaagaaatcatgacAACAAAATGTTACCCTTGATTATCAGTCAGTCGCGTTTCAGTTCTTGTTACATCACAAGCTGCTAATTTTACACTTTGTTAGTACAGAAACCAAAGAATATTTTTTGCTgacaggaaaacaataaaagaaattttTCCATAATAGAAgtacaaaaaaatgttttaggtCTTGCTTACAGATCATGAAcagaaaatgtctcttttctatttcttttttccctaaggGACTATTGTGCTGGTATTTATAAGATGACTATGGACTATTATTTATAGGTGGAGAACTATGGGTGTTATCTAAAATTCCTGCTTTTCACAAGGCAGCCATCTTATTATTCTGTGATTACTGATATATCCAAGAGTATATCTCTATCTATCTATACCTCTCTCTATTACAGCTCCTCGGGTGCACTGTGCAGAGAATCATTCAACTTCACTGAGCATCCTTTCACCCACAGTTCTAGCATAAACTGTccagttctttatttttcttttccccctttgtggtctgtgctgcagcctttgGTGTGGTGGAGATGAGGCATTTCAACAACAAGCAGCTATTCTTTGTTGCACTGTAGTGCAATACACTGGAAGAGCAAAACAGAGTATTTGTATGAAATGGTGACTGGGTGGGAATCAAGAGGTGCAATGGCAGGCACAAACTCTCTAGCAGGATGGCTTGCTCTGGCCCTTCCTCTACATAAGGGTACTTTGATACATGTAAATCACACAAAGTTACTCTCGAAAAGtgtttaattttctctgttAAGGTTTGAGCAATACAGCAATACAGCAATACAGCAATAGAGGTGGACAGACTGACAGCAGAAGGAATTTTGTTCGAAAGAAACAATGAGAGCACAAGAAGCTCTTAAAGATACCCTTGTCCTCAGTAACGTGTCTTTGGCCCTAGTCTGAATTATATGTTTGGGTTATATATAATCATATCAGTCTATGGTCACTTGGAGCCAATAATATGCATACAAGATATCAGCGTAGCTCTTTTATAGCAGACTGTAGACCACTGTCCTCTTCcactcttatttttaattatatttatttttttattattacttttatttgtatCATTTTCATTGCTGCAGCAATCAACTGTGAGACATAACTAAGGTTTATGCAGGAGAGACAGGGGTTGGGAATTACGTTGCAAAAACAATGGGTTGTGAATTGATTTGATTGCATGCTGACTTGTGTattgctttgtctttttattCCTGTCAGGATGTCCCTACAAAATTGGTGGCCAAAGCTGTTCCTCTGCCTATGACAGTCCGCGGGCACTGGTTCTTGAGCCCAAGAACAGAATACACAGTAGCAGTGCAGACAGCTTCAAAGCAAGTTGATGGTGATTACGTTGTTTCTGAGTGGAGTGAAATCATCGAGTTTTGCACAGCAGGTAATATTGCTGAGGAAACATGCACCTCAGGATGTATGTAATTAATGTCCATTGTGCTGTCTGAGTGGGTCAGCCATCTCCCAGTGCCACCTTGGCTGATAGAGTTAGAACAGTCACACTTGGAAACTAGAATTGGAACTTCAGGCTTTGTATGTGCTCAGGTTTGGTGCTTTCATGAGAGGCATCTGGACTGCCCCTTTGTTTTGCAGCAATGTAGCTGCCCCAGAGTGCTGTGCCTGACACTACTGCTTGTGCCAGGGTAGGAAAACAGGCTAGTGAACCAAAGGGAAGCAGGGCCACTTGCATGCCTGCTGCTGGCTACTAGCACCATGTGGCAGCTCCCTAGCAGACAGCTTGCTTAAGACTGCTACTGCTCTCCCTCCTTTGGATGATGCAAAGCCTGAGCACCACCAACACCTTGTCTTGGTGATTAGTTTAGCCTGTCATTGATTTATAAGTAAGTCTTCCTTTGGATGTTTATTGCTTAGTGCCAATGTGCTTACCTGTGTGAAAGCTGAGTGCTGAAGGGAACTCTCTGAATCCCATCTTGGTTGTGAGACTGTTTAAACTGGGTCCTAAGCTATTTTGACTTTAATTGTGGTTGTCTCACAACTGTGTACACTGTAGCAAACAGTTGATCAAATGAGAGGGCAGTTCTCACCTCCTCTGCAGTCCCAAATACAAGGAAACCAGCTCTAACAAGCACAGGCAATTCTGAGCTGAAAGTTGGTGTAGGCTTGCAGCGTATTTTCAGGGAAAGGAGTGGGGAGAATCAAACTTGGGTGTTCCAGCCATTTGTCTGTTGCCAGTACTGGAAActggtgctgctgtgtgatGTGAGGTATGTTACTGAGGCTGTGTTCTGTGCTGCACATCTGTGTAGCTTCTGGAGAGTAATGTGGGTTTCCCTGTCCCCTGTGCTAGCAgattgtcttttctttccagattaTTCAAAAGTTCACCTAACGCAGCTACTGGAAAAAGCTGAAGTGATTGCAGGTCGTATGCTTAAACTGTCTGTTTTTTATCGGAATCAGCACAAAGAATATTTTGATTATATCAGGTAAGGAAGTAAACACATGTAACGTTGTTTGTCAAATTAAGGGAGTAGTGAAAATAAGTAAATGGAGGCAGCTGTACTAAAGCTGGAGCACAGTGTCTGTATGCTTTATTTGCCAGTTCAGAAGAAGtgaaataatatatataattcatTTCTTCCACCTTGCGTAACTTAGCACTTCCATTAGGCAAAAAGAGTTTGTGTTTTGCAGCAGAAACTGAAGTATGCACAGGGCCTCCAGCCTGATTAAAGTGTCTGTTGTCGTAGTGGAGTGTTAGTAGCCAAATACTCCCAGTGTACTGAGAAATTCAGAGTGAGATGTCTAATGGTAGGAGGGCACAACAGTGTGCATAAGGCATTTGCCTGCATATAAGAGTTCCATCTCAAATACTTCCTCTTCACATGCAACCACCTCATTTCTATTTCCAGATGTAGTAAGTGGGACTCTGCAAACTGAATGTTAATTTACAGCTCAAGTGGGGAAGGAGTGGGGGTGATATTtagataattttacagcacTGCTTCAGCTGGAATGGATAAATGGGATAGCTGGAGGTAGGCTCCTTATTCCTGTTGGAGACCCAGTGTGTCTTTGTGCATACATCTGGAAGCATCATTACAACAGAAGACTTTTCTGTAGACGGAGTCACGGCTCATGCACTGActgagcaggagcagccacCATGCAGAGGTAACCTTCCACCATTGGAAGGGCATGGCTGAGAGGTGAGCAGTGTGTGGAAAGCTGTTTCAGCACTGTCAGAAGGGCGCAGCACTGACTCTACTTCTCTGAGAgatggggctgctgctgtgccacacAATTCCAGTTTCCTGCCGGTGTCACACTAGCACCTGTCTAGAAACTAAATAGTCAGGGGAGTCCAGCTCCAAAGGGCAGACTCCACCACCTTTGGAAATGTCCCCATGTTGTAGTCATGAGTATCTGCTCAGGTCCAGAAGTGTTGTGTGTATTACAGAGCATggagtttgcttttttctcctctgtgttttggaagaattattttattgcaCATAGTGACAGAGCTGCAAAACTCAATGGAGGTAGAAAACAAATTGCAGTTGTTGAGGCTCTTTGAGGACTTCATAAATCTCTGTTGCCATCCTGGACTAGATaccacagaaaggaaaaccctGTGATGGCTCTGATTTTCGTGTAGCTTTGTTTTCAGCTATGTGACCATAGAGCCTTGAAGATTGCTATGGAGGTGCATTTGTAGCTGTGCATTTGGCCTTGTTCAGCCAAATGTGACTCTGATTACATCGtatcttttctcctccctcctaTTATGTTCTCTCTTGAGTCACTACAGAGacatgtttgttttcccttgtgtTAGTGAGTTACAGAGACAAAAAACTGTGTTTCATCAGGTCAGTATGCACTATATAGTCACAAGGGCCAGTCCTTCCACAATACACCATTCCACATGTTAGGTTAAAAACCTTAACCCCATGCTTCCTTTTATGAAAAATTCCTTGTCATACCATGCCTGTATATGGCTTCTGTGGTGTCATAAATAGTAAACAATCTTGGAAAAGCTTATAGAGTGGTTCTAGTACAACTGCCAAACAAGCAGTAAGAACACACTTGTAAGTAGTGTTCATGTCACTCTGCTGCTTGCCTCAGCCGGGAGCGGCTCAGATTCCCGGGAAGCGTGACCTATAATTAGCCTAATTGGCCACTGGATGTCAGTATCTTGCCATAGAAATGGCTCTGCAAGAGGCCTGGATTTTCAAGTTGCAGAGACCGGGGTTATTCAAgatggttttgttgtgttgttttgttttgttttttctccataGTAATAGCTTCAGTCATAAAATAGTACTTGTACCCCCATACACATGCCCCCCGTCAATGTCTTGTGCAAAAGGGCTTGAGACAACTATAGTCTTTGAATGGCCCGAAAACttttgtaataatttattttagagTTAAATGAAGATATGCTGCTGCAGAGATTAGAAATAATGACAAATCACAGTTGGAGACATTACTGAGTTGATTTAGAATCGGTTTGTGTGTGTACACCTGAATCGGTTTGCTTTGACTCCTACCTCCACTTTAACCAAGTAAAACCTTCTCCCACACAGCATCACTTACCTGGTGCTCTTACAAGTTAAAACCAGCACGAGGGAGGGGACAGGTTTTCTTGGCTAGTTTCCTctctcttaaaaagaaaaaaacagtaaagcaAGAGGTGGATGAAAGGctctccagccccatagcctcATGCAGTTTTGTCACTGTGTATAATGGCGCTTTCATAGGGTGCCTAGTAAATGTGCTGTGTTGCAAGACTTATGAAACGGGATATTTCCCTTTCTGGTATGTCCTAGGTGCAGAGCATGCCAAAGCTGTCACTATGGCATTTCCAGAGAAGTGATGGGCACACGTTCTAGGCAACGTCCCGCTAGACACAAAATCTCAGGTGCTAAGGAGGATTAGATGAGGTGTTTTGAACTGTTCTCCTGAATTCAGCAGCCTAATGCTGCTCAGTGCAATTTGGGATTTAGGGGTTTAAAAATTCACTTGTTGCACTGAATGGTTCTTTTCACTGGAACCAAACTCAGCTAAGCTTGCACAAAGAAAAAGGAGTTAGTCTTGTACATGTTTTCCCCTTAGGACCAgtgactgcaggagctggatACCAACCAAAGTGGAAACCAACCAAATTGCCCAATAttctgtgcccagctctgctctgattGAAGTCAGCAGTAGACAAACTAGACCTGAAATTAccatttgggggaaaaaaaacaatggcAGACAGTAAATTTGCTCCTATAAGCTCTCTGAAAAGCATCATTTAGAAACAACTTTCCCCAGCAGTTTTCTATGTTAAGTATATACTGCCTATGCTAAAAATACATGGGAACAAACAGTATGTTCAGCATATTGAGACTGACTTGCAATTTTCAACATGTGATTAAACTAATATGTGTTTATTGTTAGAACTGTAGTGGAAGGCTGAACAAATCAACTAATTAAAGATACTGGTGGTTTGggagcttttttgtttgtgctaTTCTTTGTCTGCACATAATACCCACACAGCTCACAGCTGACAGAGAAGCCAGACTGGAGAAGCAGGTTTTGCCCTTCAGCAGGAGTTATTCTAGCTCTTCCTGAGTCTAGCATCTCTTTGTTTCCTTGCTTCTAAAATGATGACACTAACCACACTTCTCAGTTTAAGGGTTTTCCATTATGTCCCTTCTGTACTATTACCAAAGAGCATGACGACCAAActttccactttttcttttaacatgtGTTACAAAATAAACAATACCAGTCATTCGTTTGTAGAGAGCATCATGGGAATGCTATGCAGCCCTCTGTTAAGGATAACAGTGGCAGCCACGGCTCTCCGATCAGTGGGAAGCTGGAAGGCATCTTCTTTAGCTGCAACACTGAGTTTAACACTGGGAAGCCACCACAAGATTCACCTTATGGAAGATACAGGTTTGAGATTGCAGCTGAAAAACTCTTCAACCCAAACACTAACTTGTACTTTGGAGACTTCTACTGCATGTACACAGCCTACCACTATGTCATTCTCGTCATCGCCCCTGTTGGTTCACCAGGAGATGAATTCTGTAAGCAGCGCCTTCCTCAACTAAatataaaagataataaatttCTGACCTGCGATGAAGAAGATGGTGTTCTGGTTTAccatcatgcccaggatgttaTTTTGGAAGTAATTTACACTGATCCTGTGGATCTCTCCCTTGGCACAGTTGCAGAAATTACCGGTCACCAACTAATGAGCTTGTCTACtgcaaatgcaaagaaagatcCCAGCTGCAAAACCTGCAACATCAGTGTTGGACGTTAAAACTTCCCTCGTTACTTAGGAGCCTTCAAACCTCTGTTGCCCAATTCCATAGTCAGACATTTCTGTCGGAAGCATGCACATGCCGCTGTCACCAAAAGCAAACACGAGTCTTCAGAATCTCCAATAgcatttttagtatttcttctctccctctttcccttctgtttccctAATGCTTTAAATGATTAGAAGTCCTGGATTTCTTTCTGGCAACCATTTATACCTAGATGCTgcaaaaattgttttctgtttcttgccaAATGTAACAAAATCCTATATAAACTGctttagcaaaataaaaataacggCTTATAAATGGTGTTTAAATATGCATTCATTTTAACTACTGAACAAATACTGGGATAATTCCAAACAGCATGAAAGGTTGTAATTGCAGCATGATTTGAATTTCGGAGCCTAGAAATGTCAGCACTTCCAACGTGTTGTTTGACAGtgttatttatgttatttatattagctaactgaaaacagaaactgtGTCTCGacataataaatataatagaaaaatattttatttgtactgTTGTATAAAATATTATACAATCATATAGAATATAtagaatacattttaatatcAATTGTATACATATGTCATGAAATCATTTTCCCTTATCAAAGATGTAGTTTGTAAACTTCAGATAGCTCTGTATCTGTTCCTGTTGCTCTAGATGActttaattaaaacagatttatgAAGGAGACCATTTCTGATTCATAAATGTTATAAATTATTAAGTCACTCCActcaaacaaacaacaaacctctgagaaattaaaaaattccttttttagTATTCATACTTTTTCCTCCAAACTACTTGAAGACGCATATGTCTTCAAAATCATGCCGAGCCATTGCATACACTATGAATACAAACATGGGTGGTACATAATAGcctttataaaatgaaaatcttcTTACAAGATAGAAAAGAGGTTGCTTATATGACAGGGGCAATACAAAATGACAGTTAAAGCAAAATACCAAATGTGATTTAACTTATTCAAGTAcctttgtgtttttgtttgttgttttttttttttgttaaatacattttttcattatgtCTGGGGTAGCTGTTTCCTAGAATCCCTGCTTTTCACTTCTAGTAAAAAAGCCACTGATAATTCTTCTGTTAATAGTCCACATTTCACACAAATGGTTTATCACAAATAGTGAAAAAATCTTAATATTACAAAGTGTGGTGCTCTGAAAGTTAAGAAAGACACATAATTCCAATGGAAAAATAACCTGTTATAATCTCATTTTTTAGTAAACAAGAAGTCTAGCATTCCTCATCAGATAACTGTAACTATATACCATATACTTCATCTATCCAAAATATCTTAGCATAATGCAATTATCTAgcctttttaaatacatatatatatacgtaGCAATCTGTAACACAAGAAATACTTTGACATTTTACAAAGTGCATGCATCTAAACAAGCTTTGGTActtagaaaagcaaatatttgttaGAGCATCAGGCAAAATAAAGTGCAAAgtttaatacagaaattaaaattagcaTGTAGTTGATCTATTTACTGAGTTTTAAGTATGGTGAGCCAGGTTGTGTGAACTACATTGAAAAGGACAGCAGCCAGTACATTTGTTTTATCTCTTCCCAGTAAACtgtatctattttattttgtcaaactcttatttctgaaaaaaataacagttttatttGGCAGTCACATTCCATCCAtccttctatttctttttattttattttatttgcatagGCAGCATCACTTTATTGTACTCCCAGAATTTGAGACCAAATCCTGGTTCTTTGAATGCACCTTTCTTTGAAGCTACTGTAACTGAATGGCAACTCTGTCTCGAAAGAGAAGAGTATGGTcatgattttttccttcatttgttttatgctcttctttcttttaatccAGTGAATCACA of the Melopsittacus undulatus isolate bMelUnd1 chromosome 4, bMelUnd1.mat.Z, whole genome shotgun sequence genome contains:
- the PHYHIPL gene encoding phytanoyl-CoA hydroxylase-interacting protein-like isoform X2 — its product is MEELPVPHNIKISNITCDSFKISWEMDSKSKDRITHYFIDLNKKENKNSNKFKHKDVPTKLVAKAVPLPMTVRGHWFLSPRTEYTVAVQTASKQVDGDYVVSEWSEIIEFCTADYSKVHLTQLLEKAEVIAGRMLKLSVFYRNQHKEYFDYIREHHGNAMQPSVKDNSGSHGSPISGKLEGIFFSCNTEFNTGKPPQDSPYGRYRFEIAAEKLFNPNTNLYFGDFYCMYTAYHYVILVIAPVGSPGDEFCKQRLPQLNIKDNKFLTCDEEDGVLVYHHAQDVILEVIYTDPVDLSLGTVAEITGHQLMSLSTANAKKDPSCKTCNISVGR
- the PHYHIPL gene encoding phytanoyl-CoA hydroxylase-interacting protein-like isoform X1, encoding MEAPRLTHTMNSPTSPCEEVIKNLSLEAIQLCDRDGNKSQDSGIAEMEELPVPHNIKISNITCDSFKISWEMDSKSKDRITHYFIDLNKKENKNSNKFKHKDVPTKLVAKAVPLPMTVRGHWFLSPRTEYTVAVQTASKQVDGDYVVSEWSEIIEFCTADYSKVHLTQLLEKAEVIAGRMLKLSVFYRNQHKEYFDYIREHHGNAMQPSVKDNSGSHGSPISGKLEGIFFSCNTEFNTGKPPQDSPYGRYRFEIAAEKLFNPNTNLYFGDFYCMYTAYHYVILVIAPVGSPGDEFCKQRLPQLNIKDNKFLTCDEEDGVLVYHHAQDVILEVIYTDPVDLSLGTVAEITGHQLMSLSTANAKKDPSCKTCNISVGR